The genomic segment CGGAAGCGGCCATCGCCTGCCGGCCGTGCGCGAACACCCAGCGCCACTTCACCACGAGCAGGCACAAGCCGGCCACCGCCACGCCCGCCACGATGCGCTGATACGAGGCCGTCCCGCCGTCGATTTCCTGCCCGGCGGCGGCGGCGAGGCTGAAGGCTTTCCGGCTCAACACCGCGCCCCACGCCTGTCCGCACGCCGCGAGGAACCCGGCGAAAATCCCGATCCAGAACTTCCGCGGCTCGATGTGCACGTGTTCGCCCGGCGCGAGCGCGACCGCCACGCCCGCGAGGATCAATCCCGCGCAGGCGATCTCCGTCGGCGTGAGCGTCGTGCCGAGCCAGAGCCACTCCGTGAGCGCGGCGATGGGCGCGGCCAGCGTGTTGACGAGCATGACGGTCAGGCGGGTGCCGAGCCGGGTGAGCGACTGGAAGAGCGACACATCACCCAGCGCGAAACCAAGCACGCCGCTGACCGCGAAGATGTGGTAGGCGCCGCCGCCGGTTCCGCCGCCGAGCGTGTGCGCGTAAAGCCCGAGCAACAGGGCGGCGAGCGCGAGCCGCCAGAAGTTCGCCTCCGTCCCGCCCATGAGCCGGGCCGTCCGCGTGGCGGACACCGCGGACGCGGAGAAGAGCAGGGTGGCGAGCAGCGCTCCAAGCATCGGGCGATGGTGCGAGCGCGAGCCGTCCGATGTCACGCGGGAAGCGGAACGCGAGGCGGATGGAATTCCGCGGCCGAAAGCCCGTATGCCGAGTATCGGACTTACGGCCTGGTGGGATGCCGGGAACGCCGAAAATCAGTAATCGCCGACGAACACTTCCTTCGTTGCGGTGTGACCGTCAAAGTAGAGGTAGTTGCGAACCTTGCCGTGGCTGGGTTGACGCGGAAGTTGCGCACGCCAAGAGTTGCCTACGTTGGTGGTCCCGACCTGGTCGGCGTCAACCATCGTCCAGATCTCGGAAAGGGGACCGAACGCCGCGACATCGCTGAGACGAAGGGGCGGGACGACGGGGCTCGGAGGCGTGTTGCTGTTCGGCGGATACCCGAACGGAAGCTGGCGGACATTGATGGTTGTGCCCCGAATGACGCCGGTCCCAATCAAGATGTAGTCGTTTCGGTTGAGACTCGTGACGTTTGTGGCCTCGCGCTTGAACCCGGGGCAGAAGAATATCTCGACGTCCCGACCGTTGTTGTTGGGAAGTTGCTCCGGACGCGGGTGGCCGAGATACGGAGCGAGATAGTAAACTAGGCGGTCAGTCGAGGTTCGCGTGTATTGCGCATGCTGGCCGGACCAAAGTCCCTGCGTGAGCGTGCCGGGCAGCCGGTCCGTGTATTCGTCCACGTAGAGAGCGATCGCAAGGCCGGCTTGCTTGAGGTTGCTCGTGCACTTGGCCTGCACGGCCTTTTGCTTGGCTTTCGCGAGCGCCGGCAAGAGCAGGCCGGCCAGAATGGCGATGATCGCGATGACCACGAGCAATTCAATGAGCGTGAACGCACGGCGAAGGGGACCTGTGCGCGGTTGAAACTGGCCTGATGATTTCATGTCTCGATGCGTGAGTGCATACAGGCGGAGGCCGACGCGCACAAGCCGAATCTCGGCGGGACGGTGGCTCATTTCGGTTGTCGAGCCGGCGCTGCGAGCCGACGCGTCGGCGCACAGCGCCAACGCGACGCCGGATCGAGCCGCTGCCTTCGGCGTGCGGGCGACCTTGGGCGCGTCCCGGCCCATTTCCCCCGTTGCTCTCGCCGCTTGCATCCGCTTAAATCGTCCCGTGCTGCCGCAGCAAACTCTCCAACAGGCCGTCACGTTCTCCGGGCTCGGGCTTCACGGTGGCAATCGCGTGAACATGGTCCTGCTGCCCGCGCCGCCGAACTCCGGGCTGCGCTTCCGCCGCACCGACCTCGAAGGCAAGCCCGAGGTCGAGGCGCTCGTCGAGAACGTCGTCGAGACCAACCGCTCCACCACCCTCGGCAAGGGCCACGTCAGGATTCACACCGTCGAGCACGTCCTCGCCGCGC from the Verrucomicrobiota bacterium genome contains:
- a CDS encoding type II secretion system protein, with the translated sequence MQAARATGEMGRDAPKVARTPKAAARSGVALALCADASARSAGSTTEMSHRPAEIRLVRVGLRLYALTHRDMKSSGQFQPRTGPLRRAFTLIELLVVIAIIAILAGLLLPALAKAKQKAVQAKCTSNLKQAGLAIALYVDEYTDRLPGTLTQGLWSGQHAQYTRTSTDRLVYYLAPYLGHPRPEQLPNNNGRDVEIFFCPGFKREATNVTSLNRNDYILIGTGVIRGTTINVRQLPFGYPPNSNTPPSPVVPPLRLSDVAAFGPLSEIWTMVDADQVGTTNVGNSWRAQLPRQPSHGKVRNYLYFDGHTATKEVFVGDY
- a CDS encoding DMT family transporter encodes the protein MTSDGSRSHHRPMLGALLATLLFSASAVSATRTARLMGGTEANFWRLALAALLLGLYAHTLGGGTGGGAYHIFAVSGVLGFALGDVSLFQSLTRLGTRLTVMLVNTLAAPIAALTEWLWLGTTLTPTEIACAGLILAGVAVALAPGEHVHIEPRKFWIGIFAGFLAACGQAWGAVLSRKAFSLAAAAGQEIDGGTASYQRIVAGVAVAGLCLLVVKWRWVFAHGRQAMAASDAELDLPDSAQKWRGAWPWIVMNTLCGPTFGVSCFQWALKTTATGVVLPIVALTPLVVIPFAAKFEGEKPGARSLAGGVLAVAGAVALALARG